GGTGGGGGTGGTGCGGTGGAGGAGGACCGTGCCGTCCCGGTGCCAGACCTCCGTGTAGCCGTGGGCGAGGAGGAGGTCGATCCGCTGTCGCTGTTCGTCGGTGGAGGCGAAGGGGAAGGTGCGGTCGTTCGTCCGCAGGAGCACCCAATCGGCGCCGCGCGGTGTCCGGTCGGCGATGACCACGTCCGTACGGGCGGTCAGGCGGGGCGCGATGGTGTTGTCGGCCTCGACCGTGGCGCCGTCGGGGATGAGTGCGGCGGCCGTGGCGAGGGGGTGTCGGTCCGGGGAGAGGGCGGCGCAGACGAGGAAGCAGAGGGCGGTGAGGGCCGCGCCCCGGTTCCGGCCGCCCAGGGGCCTTGAGGGAGCCGTCGCCGTGTCCCGTTCCCCGGACGGGCGCGGGCGGTCGGCAGGTACGGCGACGCAGATCCCATGGCCATGACATTACGTTGCGTACCCATGGGGGCGGGGAGGGAGAATCGCGCCATGGTCATCACCGCGCGAGCCCTCAACCGCTCCACCCTCCATCGGCAGTCGCTCCTGGAGCGGGCGCCGGTCGGCGTCGCGGACGCGGTACGGCGGGTGGTGGGCCTCCAGGCGCAGCATCCCGGCTCGCCGTACGTGGCGCTGTGGAACAGGGTCGCCGGCTTCGACCCGGACCGTCTCGACGGGGCCGTGAGCGGCTTCGAGCTGGTCAGGTCGACGCTGATGCGGCTCACGCTGCACCTGGTGCACGCCGAGGACTACCGGGCCTTCCGGGAGGGCATGGAGCCGACGCTGCGCGGTTCGCGGCTGCACGATCCCCGGTTCACGAAGGCGGGGTTCACGGCGGCCGACGCCGACGCGCTGCTGCCGGGCCTCCTGGCGTACGCCGGGAGCGCGCGGACCGGGGCCGAGCTGAAGGAGCACATCGAGGCGGGCCGGGGCGGGCCCGTGGAGAACGTCGTCTGGCGGATGGTCCGGCAGTACGCCCCGCTGTGGCACGCGCCGACCGGCCCGCCGTGGTCGTTCGGCACCGCGCAGGCCTTCGTCACGGCGAGCGAACTGCCGGTGCTCCGCGACCCGGAGGCGTCCGCCGCCGGCCTGGCGGCCCTGGTCCGGCGCTATCTGGAGGGCTTCGGGCCCGCGTCCGTACCCGACATGGCGCAGTTCACGACGGCCCCGCGCGGCCTGGTACGGGAGGCGGTGAAGGCCCTGGAGGGCGGGCTCGACCGCCTGGTGGGGCCCGACGGGACCGTGCTGTACGACGTACCGGGAGCGGTCCGGCCCGACGAGGACGTCCCGGCGCCGCCCCGGCTGATGGCGATGTGGGACAACGTCCTGCTGGCCTACGCGGACCGCAGCCGGGTCATCCCGCCCGAGTACCGCAAGCACGTCATCCGCGTGAACGGCGACACGCTCCCGACGCTCCTCGTCGACGGGTACGTGGCCGGGGTCTGGCGGCCGGTCGAGGGCGGGATCGAGGCCTCGGCCTTCCACCCGCTCCCGGCCGGGGTGTGGGAGGCCCTCGCCGCCGAGGCCGAGTCGTTCGGCCGGCTGATCGCGGCCCGGGACCCGCACGTCTACCGCCGCTACGACCACTGGTGGGTCAAGGGGCTTCCGACGGTCGAGTCCCGGGTCCTGAGCTATTGACCCTCGATCAGTTCCTTGAGTGCGATGTTGAGTTCCAGGACGTTGACGCGGGGTTCGCCGATGAAGCCGAGGATGCGGTCGTCGGTGTGGTCGGCGACGAGCCTGTCGACCCGGGCGACGGCGAGGTGGTTCTTCTCGGCGACCCGGTGGACCTGGAGCTCGGCGTAGGCCGGGGAGATGTGCGGGTCCAGGCCGGAGCCGGAGGAGGTGACGGCGTCGGCGGGGACGTCGGAGGGCTTCACCGTGTATCCGGGGACGGAGTTGTCCTTGACGACGGCCGCCTTGGCGTCCTTGACCCAGGTGATCAGGTCCTCGTTGTCGCCGGAGCGGTTGGTGGCGCCGGAGAGGATCAGCTTGTACCGGGTGTTGACGCTGTTGGCGCCCAGACCGTTGGAGGGGCGGGGCTGGAACCACTTCAGGTCCGGCTTGTCGCCGGCGAGATAGCTCTGGCCGATCAGCTCCGAGCCGACGACCCTCCCGCTCGCGTCCTTGACCTCGGAACCGTTCGCCTTGCCCGGGAAGGCAGCCTGGGCGATGCCGGTGACGGCGAGCGGGTAGAGGACGCCGCAGATCACGGTCAGGACGAGGAGGGCGCGCAGCCCCGCCCAGAGCACACGGCCGGTGTTTCCTACGGAGTTGTTCATCGTGATCAGCCGATTCCGGGGACGAGGGAGAGGAGGAGGTCGATGATCTTGATGCCGACGAACGGGGCGATCAGGCCGCCGAGGCCGTAGATCCCGAGGTTGCGTCGCAGCATCGAGTCGGCGCTGGAGGGCCGGTAGCGCACGCCCCTGAGGGCGAGCGGGACCAGGGCCACGATGATCAGCGCGTTGAAGACGACGGCGGAGAGGATCGCGGACTCCGGCGAGGCCAGGCCCATGACGTTGAGCCTGTCGAGCGACGGGTAGGCGACGGCGAACATCGCGGGGATGATCGCGAAGTACTTCGCGACGTCGTTGGCGATCGAGAAGGTCGTCAACGCACCGCGGGTGATGAGGAGTTGCTTGCCGATCTCGACGATCTCGATGAGCTTGGTCGGGTTGGAGTCGAGGTCGACCATGTTGCCGGCCTCCTTCGCGGCCGACGTGCCCGTGTTCATCGCGACACCGACGTCGGCCTGTGCGAGCGCGGGCGCGTCGTTCGTGCCGTCACCGGTCATCGCGACGAGCTTGCCGCCGGCCTGCTCGCGCTTGATGAGGGCCATCTTGTCCTCGGGCGTGGCCTCGGCGAGGAAGTCGTCGACACCCGCCTCCTCGGCGATCGCCTTCGCGGTCAGCGGGTTGTCACCCGTGATCATGACCGTCCTGATGCCCATGCGGCGCAGCTCGTCGAACCGCTCCCGCATGCCCTCCTTCACCACGTCCTTCAGGTGGACGACACCGAGGACCCGAGCCCCGTCAGCGTCCTCCACCGCCACAAGCAGTGGCGTGCCACCAGCCTGCGCAATGGCGTCGGTGAGTTCCCGGGCGTCCTGGGTGACCTCGCCACCGCGTTCCTCCACCCATGCCACGACCGAACCGGTCGCTCCCTTGCGGACCTTGCGCCCGTCCACGTCCACGCCCGACATGCGGGTCTGGGCGGTGAAGGCGACCCACTCCGCGCCCGCCAGCTCGCCCCGGTGACGCTCGCGCAGGCCGTACTTCTCCTTGGCGAGGACGACGATCGAGCGGCCCTCGGGCGTCTCGTCGGCGAGCGAGGACAGCTGGGCGGCGTCGGCGACCTCGGCGGCCGTCGTCCCGGAGGCCGGGACGAACTCGGAGGCCTGCCGGTTGCCGAGCGTGATGGTGCCCGTCTTGTCGAGCAGCAGGGTCGACACGTCGCCGGCGGCTTCGACCGCCCGGCCGGACATCGCGAGCACGTTGCGCTGCACGAGCCGGTCCATGCCGGCGATGCCGATCGCGGAGAGCAGCGCCCCGATCGTGGTCGGGATCAGACAGACCAGCAGGGCCGTCAGCACGATCATCGAGGTCTGCTTGTCGGCGCCCGCGTAGATCGCGAACGGCTTCAGGGTGACGACGGCGAGCAGGAAGACGATCGTCAGCGAGGCGAGGAGGATGTTGAGCGCGATCTCGTTCGGCGTCTTCTGCCGTGCCGCGCCCTCGACCAGGTTGATCATCCGGTCGATGAACGTCTCGCCCGGCTTCGTCGTGATCTTGATGACGACCCGGTCCGAGAGCACCTTCGTACCGCCGGTGACCGCGCACCGGTCGCCGCCGGACTCGCGGATGACGGGGGCGGACTCGCCGGTGATCGCCGACTCGTCGACGCTCGCGACGCCCTCGACGACGTCACCGTCGCCGGGGATGATGTCGCCGGCCTCGCAGACCACCAGGTCACCGATCTTCAGCTCGGTGCCGGGGACGCGCTCCTCGTTCGTGCCGGTGATCCGGCGGGCGACGGTGTCCGTCTTGGCCTTGCGCAGGGTGTCGGCCTGGGCCTTGCCCCGGCCCTCGGCGACCGCCTCCGCCAGGTTGGCGAAGATCGTGGTCAGCCACAGCCAGGCGGTGATCGCCCAGCCGAACCAGTCCCCCGGGTTCATCACCGCGAGCACGGTGGTGACCACCGAGCCGACCAGAACCACGAACATGACCGGCGACTTGACCATCACCCGCGGGTCGAGCTTCCTGACCGCGTCGGGGAAGGACGTGACCAGCTGCTTCGGGTCGAACAGCCCGCCGCCGACGCGTCCGGTCCCGGCGGGCCTTCCGGTGGAATCCCCCGCCTGCGGGGGCCGGGTGGGAGTGAGGGTGCTCATGCTGCGAGTCCTTCGGCGAGCGGGCCAAGGGCGAGGGCCGGGAAGTAGGTGAGACCGGCGATGATCACGATCGTGCCGAGCAGGAGACCGGTGAACAGCGGCTTCTCCGTCCGCAGCGTGCCCGCCGTCTCCGGTACGGGCGTCTGCTCGGCCAGCGAACCGGCCAGCGCGAGCACGAACACCATCGGCAGGAACCGGCCGAGGAGCATCGCGAGGCCGATCGTGGTGTTGAACCACTGGGTGTCGGCGTTCAGACCCGCGAAGGCGGAGCCGTTGTTGTTGGCGCCCGAGGTGTAGGCGTAGAGGATCTCGGAGAAGCCGTGCGCGCCGGAGTTGGTCATCGAGTCCGCCGGCGTCGGCAGGGCCATGGCCAGGGCGGTGAAGCAGAGCACGAGGGCCGGGGTGACGAGGATGTAGCAGGCCGCGAACGTGATCTCGCGGGTGCCGATCTTCTTGCCGAGGTACTCGGGCGTGCGGCCGACCATCAGACCGGCGATGAACACCGCGATGACCGCCATGATCAGCATGCCGTACAGGCCGGAGCCGACACCGCCCGGCGCGATCTCGCCGAGCTGCATGCCCAGCATCGTGATCCCGCCGCCGAAGCCCGTGTACGAGGAGTGGAAGGAGTTCACCGCACCCGTCGACGTCAGCGTCGTCGCCACCGCGAAGATCGACGAGCCGCCGATCCCGAACCGGGTCTCCTTGCCCTCCATCGCCCCGCCGGCGAGGTCGAAGGCCGGGCCGTGGTGAGCGAACTCGGTCCACATCATCAGCGCGGTGAACCCGACCCAGATGGCCGTCATCGTGCCGAGGATCGCGTACCCCTGCTTCAGCGAGCCGACCATCCGGCCGAAGGTCCGCGTCAGCGCGTACGGGATGACGAGGATCAGGTAGATCTCGAAGAGGTTGGAGAGGCCGTTGGGGTTCTCGAAGGGGTGGGCCGAGTTGGCGTTGAAGTAGCCGCCGCCGTTCGTGCCCAGCTCCTTGATGACCTCCTGCGAGGCCACCGCCCCACCGTTCCACTGCTGCGTACCGCCCGTGAACCGGCCGACCTCGTGGATCCCGGAGAAGTTCTGGATCGCACCGCAGGCCACCAGCACCAGGGCGCCCACGACCGCGATCGGCAGCAGGATCCGCACCGTCCCCCGGACCAGGTCGGCCCAGAAGTTGCCCAGTTCACCGGTACGGGACCGGGCGAAGCCCCGGACAAGCGCCACCGCCACGGCGATCCCCACCGCCGCCGACACGAAGTTCTGCACCGCCAGACCGCCGGTCTGCACGACGTGGCCCATGGCCTGCTCGCCGTAGTACGACTGCCAGTTGGTGTTGGCCACGAACGAAGCGGCCGTGTTGAACGCCTGGTCCGGGTCGATCGACACGAAGCCCAGCGAACCGGGCAGGGAACCCTGCACCCGCTGCAGCAGATACAGGAACAGCACACTCACGGCGGAGAAGGCCAGAACCCCGCGCAGGTAGGCCGGCCAGCGCATCTCCACGTTCGGATCCGCACCGATCGCCCGGTAGATCCACTTCTCCGGCTTCAGGTGCTTCTCCGAGGAGTACACCTTCGCCATGTAGTCGCCAAGCGGTCGGTACGACAGGCCCAGGGCGACGATCAACGCCAGAAGCTGGAGGACTCCAGCGAGAACGGGACTCATCTGGAACCTCAGAACCTCTCCGGCTTGACGAGGGCGAGGACGAGATAGCCCAGCAGGGCGGCCGCGACCAGCAGACCGACGATGTTCTCGGCACTCACAGCTTGGCCACCCCCTTGGCGATGAAGGCCACCAGCGCGAAGACCGCGATCGTGGTGACGACGAAGGCCACGTCGGCCATCGTGAGCTCCCGGATGCAGGAAGAAGGAAGAACGGATTCTCGGACCAGATGAGGAAAACGCGTTTCGGCCACCTCGCCGCCGCCGTTGACGTGCCCCTAACGCCGCGAATGCCCGTCTTGACGCTTCCTCTACGCGAAGCCCTCCCCATTGCCAGCCACCGGGAACGGACATATCTTCGAGCCGACACCTACGGACCGGGATGCTCGTCAGTCCCGGGGCGGTCCGCCGTTCACGGACCGGACGGCGGGGAGCGGACTCCAGGGACGACGGAGGGCGCTGGACGCCGGGCGTACGGGATATCCGTATCCACGTACCCGCAGGAGCTGAGCAGCACATGAGCAAGCACGTCCTCGCCCAGAACCAGTACGGCAAGGCCGAGAACCGCATCGTCACGGTCACCCGCAAGGGCAGCGACGACGCGTGGCACGAGATCCGCGACCTGAACGTGTCGGTGGCCCTGCGCGGCGAGTACCGCGACGTCCATCTGACCGGCGACAACGGCAACTGCCTGCCGACCGACACCACCAAGAACACGGTCTACGCCTTCGCCAAGGAGCACGGCGTCGCCTCCCCCGAGGCCTTCGGCATCCACCTCGCCCGGCACTTCGTGTCCTCCCAGGCCGTGATCCACGAGGCGCAGATCCGGATCGAGGAGTACGCCTGGGAGCGGATCTCGGTGCCGAGCCGCAAGGAGCAGCACTCCTTCGCGCGCAAGGGCCAGGAGGTCCGCACCGCGCAGATCACGTACTCGGAGACCACCGGCCTCCAGGTCCTGTCGGGCCTGAAGGAGCTGACCGTCATGAACTCGACGAACTCCGAGTTCCACGGCTTCATCAAGGACGAGTACACGACGCTCCAGGAGGCCTACGACCGGATCCTGGCGACGAAGGTGACGGCCCGCTGGGCGAACTCGGCCTCGGCGGCCGCCGACGCGGAGCACGACTGGGACGCCTCGTACGCGAAGGTGCGGCGCCACATGCTGGAGGCGTTCGCGGAGACGTACAGCTACTCGCTGCAGCAGACCCTGCACGCGATGGCGGACCGGGTCCTCGACCATGTCTCCACGGTCAACGAGGTCCGGCTCAACCTGCCGAACAAGCACCACTTCCTGGTGGACCTGGAGCCGTTCGGCCTGAAGAACGACAACGAGGTGTACTTCGCGGCCGACCGGATGTACGGCCTGATCGAGGGCACGATCCACCGCCAGGGCGTCCAGCCGGTGATCGCGACCAGCGACTGGATCACCGCCTGAGCCGGCAGGTCAGCCGAGCCCGGCCGCCGTCTCCACTCCCAGCCATACGGCTCCGAGTCCGGCGGCCAGGCTCCCCGCCACGTTGAGCGCCGCGTAGCCCTTCGCCCCGTTCTCGTACAGCCGGAAC
This is a stretch of genomic DNA from Streptomyces sp. R44. It encodes these proteins:
- a CDS encoding winged helix DNA-binding domain-containing protein gives rise to the protein MVITARALNRSTLHRQSLLERAPVGVADAVRRVVGLQAQHPGSPYVALWNRVAGFDPDRLDGAVSGFELVRSTLMRLTLHLVHAEDYRAFREGMEPTLRGSRLHDPRFTKAGFTAADADALLPGLLAYAGSARTGAELKEHIEAGRGGPVENVVWRMVRQYAPLWHAPTGPPWSFGTAQAFVTASELPVLRDPEASAAGLAALVRRYLEGFGPASVPDMAQFTTAPRGLVREAVKALEGGLDRLVGPDGTVLYDVPGAVRPDEDVPAPPRLMAMWDNVLLAYADRSRVIPPEYRKHVIRVNGDTLPTLLVDGYVAGVWRPVEGGIEASAFHPLPAGVWEALAAEAESFGRLIAARDPHVYRRYDHWWVKGLPTVESRVLSY
- a CDS encoding potassium-transporting ATPase subunit C encodes the protein MNNSVGNTGRVLWAGLRALLVLTVICGVLYPLAVTGIAQAAFPGKANGSEVKDASGRVVGSELIGQSYLAGDKPDLKWFQPRPSNGLGANSVNTRYKLILSGATNRSGDNEDLITWVKDAKAAVVKDNSVPGYTVKPSDVPADAVTSSGSGLDPHISPAYAELQVHRVAEKNHLAVARVDRLVADHTDDRILGFIGEPRVNVLELNIALKELIEGQ
- the kdpB gene encoding potassium-transporting ATPase subunit KdpB, with the protein product MSTLTPTRPPQAGDSTGRPAGTGRVGGGLFDPKQLVTSFPDAVRKLDPRVMVKSPVMFVVLVGSVVTTVLAVMNPGDWFGWAITAWLWLTTIFANLAEAVAEGRGKAQADTLRKAKTDTVARRITGTNEERVPGTELKIGDLVVCEAGDIIPGDGDVVEGVASVDESAITGESAPVIRESGGDRCAVTGGTKVLSDRVVIKITTKPGETFIDRMINLVEGAARQKTPNEIALNILLASLTIVFLLAVVTLKPFAIYAGADKQTSMIVLTALLVCLIPTTIGALLSAIGIAGMDRLVQRNVLAMSGRAVEAAGDVSTLLLDKTGTITLGNRQASEFVPASGTTAAEVADAAQLSSLADETPEGRSIVVLAKEKYGLRERHRGELAGAEWVAFTAQTRMSGVDVDGRKVRKGATGSVVAWVEERGGEVTQDARELTDAIAQAGGTPLLVAVEDADGARVLGVVHLKDVVKEGMRERFDELRRMGIRTVMITGDNPLTAKAIAEEAGVDDFLAEATPEDKMALIKREQAGGKLVAMTGDGTNDAPALAQADVGVAMNTGTSAAKEAGNMVDLDSNPTKLIEIVEIGKQLLITRGALTTFSIANDVAKYFAIIPAMFAVAYPSLDRLNVMGLASPESAILSAVVFNALIIVALVPLALRGVRYRPSSADSMLRRNLGIYGLGGLIAPFVGIKIIDLLLSLVPGIG
- the kdpA gene encoding potassium-transporting ATPase subunit KdpA, translating into MSPVLAGVLQLLALIVALGLSYRPLGDYMAKVYSSEKHLKPEKWIYRAIGADPNVEMRWPAYLRGVLAFSAVSVLFLYLLQRVQGSLPGSLGFVSIDPDQAFNTAASFVANTNWQSYYGEQAMGHVVQTGGLAVQNFVSAAVGIAVAVALVRGFARSRTGELGNFWADLVRGTVRILLPIAVVGALVLVACGAIQNFSGIHEVGRFTGGTQQWNGGAVASQEVIKELGTNGGGYFNANSAHPFENPNGLSNLFEIYLILVIPYALTRTFGRMVGSLKQGYAILGTMTAIWVGFTALMMWTEFAHHGPAFDLAGGAMEGKETRFGIGGSSIFAVATTLTSTGAVNSFHSSYTGFGGGITMLGMQLGEIAPGGVGSGLYGMLIMAVIAVFIAGLMVGRTPEYLGKKIGTREITFAACYILVTPALVLCFTALAMALPTPADSMTNSGAHGFSEILYAYTSGANNNGSAFAGLNADTQWFNTTIGLAMLLGRFLPMVFVLALAGSLAEQTPVPETAGTLRTEKPLFTGLLLGTIVIIAGLTYFPALALGPLAEGLAA
- the kdpF gene encoding K(+)-transporting ATPase subunit F, which codes for MSAENIVGLLVAAALLGYLVLALVKPERF
- the pucL gene encoding factor-independent urate hydroxylase gives rise to the protein MSKHVLAQNQYGKAENRIVTVTRKGSDDAWHEIRDLNVSVALRGEYRDVHLTGDNGNCLPTDTTKNTVYAFAKEHGVASPEAFGIHLARHFVSSQAVIHEAQIRIEEYAWERISVPSRKEQHSFARKGQEVRTAQITYSETTGLQVLSGLKELTVMNSTNSEFHGFIKDEYTTLQEAYDRILATKVTARWANSASAAADAEHDWDASYAKVRRHMLEAFAETYSYSLQQTLHAMADRVLDHVSTVNEVRLNLPNKHHFLVDLEPFGLKNDNEVYFAADRMYGLIEGTIHRQGVQPVIATSDWITA